The genome window AATCAACAGAGTCAGAATGTTTGATTTTAGCCTTTTTTACACTGACCCAAATAATTAGGGATTTTAATTTCAATCATTAAGGACAACACTATCATGCTAAAAAATTACATTAAGCACGCACATCATTTTCTTTTTATTGTTCTGGCAAGCATCTCCATGCAAGCCCTCGCTTCGGATAGCCTTATTCCTGAGCGTATTGAGTCGTTTGAAATTAATGGTCTTTCGCTTAACTCCTCAGTCGAAGAGTTCAAGGAACTCACAAAGAATGGCTTTAAATGTAGAGTTAAGGATCGTTTTGATGTTAATTATTGGACATGTCGTTCTAACCAGAAACAAAAAAACAAGATAAAGCTAATAGTGGGCGTTGATAACAATAAAATCGTATCAATTAACTACTCCAGTCAAAGCACCACAAATTCATTTGCTCAGTTAAGAAGTGACACCGCAGAATTGAATCAGGTATTGCTCGAAGAAGGTTTCGCTCACACAGGAAGAAATCCGAACGACAAAGAAATCTTTTTTTATAACAATGATGAATCGCCTGTCACGTCTAAGACAGAAATGTTTCTTAAGACTACGCTTGAGTGTTCAATGGAAAAACCAAGTATCTATGGCTTGGAAGTCACAATAATGACAGTTGGCCAGCTTGATAACGTCGGCGTGACGATGTACAAAATGCACTGCTAACAAAATTAAGTTGGCAGACCTTTGAGCTAGTACTGTGTTTCCTGTTATCAATCATATTTATATGAGAGGGTTTCCAATGAATTCAGCATCATTTAGTCAAATCGTCAAAACCATACTGACACTGTTGTTCATAGCCACAAATCTGGTTCCAATCGCCTCTGCGCGACAGGACTTACCTGAGTTAACAGCGGAACTGAAACAGAAAGCTATGGAGTGTCGTGCTGCACGCAGCGACTGTTTGCAAGCGTGTAATTTTCCATCGCGGGAGCTTGAGCGTGGCAGGGAGGTAGCGGATGCCGATATTCAAGCCTGCCGGGACGCCCATGCCAAGCTCGTACCTCAAACAACACCTGAACCAACATGGACGCCTGAATATGCTTCGATTCCGGATGTGGTTGGCGTCTTACGCTTTGGATCCTCAGTTAATGCAAAAGGGCGTGATGATTGGAAGCGTTATTGCCGGTCAGCCGCTATAGTCGGTGACGGTGCGCCGTTGGATATACCTAAAGGCGCCACCGTGAAGGTGTCAGGGATTCGTTATGTGACCAATCCTATTAATACCTTTGACTGGAGTAAGAACGCCTGCCGTGCAGATAGTGTTGAGGTTCTCACGACCCCCTAATTATTGTGGAGCTTGGTACAACGGTGATGAGACATAATCAGTTGAAGTGTTGCCTTTGCCAGAAGCTAGATGAGCAAGATGACCGTAGGGATTGAAGGATATGAGAGACATATATCTCGCTTTATTGAAACCAGCCAAGCGTTGGATTTTCAAATTGTATGCAGAGATTTTGTTGAGTATTTACCCCTGAAAAAGTCATGTGCTGGATGTGGGGGCTGGCGCTGGCCAAAATGCAGCAGCATTAGATGAGCTAGGGTTTCATGTTACAGCCATAGAACCCATGCAGGAGTTCAGAATTGCCGCCCAGAATTTTTACAAAGCGTCATCTGTAAAATGGTTGGCTGGTAGCCTCCCTCATTTATCAATTCTGGATTCAGCGGATGCTCATAAATTTGAATTCGTTTTAATAGAAGGCGTTTGGCATCACCTAAACGACAAGGAAAGAGAGCAAGCAGCTGCCACAATTTCTAGCATCGTAAAGCGAAACGGGAAATGCGCTATCTCATTGAGAAACGGACCTGCCGGGATGGGAACACGTATGTTTCCTACTGATCCCATGCAGACTAGCGAGCTATTTAAAAAATACGGTTTTGATTGTATTTTTATGGCAAAAAATCAAGATAGCATTCTACCTAATAAGGAGAATGTAAAATGGTCACGCATCGTTTTACAAAAGCAATAGATAGATGCCTAACGAGTGAGTGTTATTGACTCCCTCGACTGAGACTTTTTCTACGCTTTTATTAACTCTCAAATGCAGGCGTGACGATATTAATCTCCTGACCCTAACTATTCTGTATTAGAGAGTGGTTTGTCTTTAAACATCGATCCCCCCAATTACTTTGCCGCTACGGTGGCGTCGGTGGTTGAGGCATAATCGGTGCCTTTTCGGCATCTTTTTGTTTTTTATCGTCAGGATCGTCTGGTTGATATGTTCCCTCTGAGGGCTTTGGCGCCTCAGGCGTTTCTTCTGCTTCTTTTTCTTCTTCATCTGAGAGCTTCATCGAAGCAGCGATAAAACTTGAAACGTTTGTTGGGTTTTCTGTGTATATATTTTGTAGTGTCATTGTATTTTTCCTTGAATTAGTTAAAGAAGACTTCTCGCTATTACAAGAGTGAAACGACTTATTTGATAACTCTGAGTTGAGTAGAGTGATAATCACTAATGAATGATATTGCGGTAGATATACATTATTGTTGAAGAGTGTTCTTCACTACCTATGAACTTTCACCCTAGCAAAATAGGACGCCTAACACAATTAACTGGGTTTACCATCAATAGATGTATCCTTGATTCAGAGTGAGATAAACAGTGTGATTGAATCTGTGGCATCTGTTTACATACGGGTATAAGATGAACTTACCCAAATAAAATGCTGGGGGAGTGAATGTGAAACGTAAAACATGCGTTTGTACTATTAAAGCTGTGTAGGTCGTCAGATGTGCCAGAGCAAATCTGACCAACCAGTTTACGTTGAAAGCGTTTTAGAACAGAAACTTAAACTGCTTTTTACGGCGAGCATTTTTTCTATCGCCATCAATGCCTCGCTAGGTTTGATACTGATTATTGTTCAACTCCCGGTGACGTCAATGTCGACCTCCTTGAGCTGGTACGGGGTGTTGGTGATTGTTTTGATCTCAAGATGTATTTTGTTGGTGTGCTGGCATAGAGATCATAACAAAGCAGAAATTAATCAGACTAGATGGCTACAGTACTTTCGTTTCAGTGTTTTGATGTCGGGCACCATCTGGGGAATAGGTGGCGTCATCCTGATGCCTCATGACAATATTGCCTATCAGGCATTTTTGTCATTTACCATTGGCGGGATAGCTTCGGGTGCAATGGCATCACTCTCAGTGGATCGGAGATCGGTAGTGGCTTTCGTTCTTCCCACCATGCTGCCACATATTGTCATTCTTATTGGGCAAGGTGAAACG of Methylophaga marina contains these proteins:
- a CDS encoding class I SAM-dependent methyltransferase, whose protein sequence is MGAGAGQNAAALDELGFHVTAIEPMQEFRIAAQNFYKASSVKWLAGSLPHLSILDSADAHKFEFVLIEGVWHHLNDKEREQAAATISSIVKRNGKCAISLRNGPAGMGTRMFPTDPMQTSELFKKYGFDCIFMAKNQDSILPNKENVKWSRIVLQKQ